A stretch of Desulfurivibrio alkaliphilus AHT 2 DNA encodes these proteins:
- a CDS encoding helix-turn-helix domain-containing protein — protein MSSEQTGQHTAEEQMEEGLALGEKLRRARTAKGISLEEAAGATRIHTSTLRALEENNRAALPASTFTRGFVRIYANHLGLDQEAALRQHIKESGLPEAATTEKVNIHEILAGERMAEPLRALSGSRFFWVMALLVAVLAVYWGYNSYFRPIAQPTAFPLESVFDQAQPEATPSSPATQATASTPEPLPAPPEQPAVATQPPPAAPAPLTAARPPADRQPAPAGAESTPQPEAPALSQAPVPSHPANAEASHVLEARFVEDTWVRLQIDQEPARQLFFQPGESRTWKAVEQLELRIGNAGGVELSYNGEPLPPLGRSGQVTDLSFP, from the coding sequence ATGAGTTCTGAACAAACCGGGCAGCACACAGCCGAAGAGCAGATGGAAGAAGGGCTGGCGCTGGGTGAAAAACTGCGGCGCGCCCGCACCGCCAAAGGAATTTCTCTGGAAGAGGCGGCAGGTGCCACCCGCATCCACACCTCCACCCTGCGGGCGCTGGAGGAGAACAACCGGGCGGCCTTACCGGCCAGCACCTTCACGCGGGGTTTTGTGCGTATTTACGCCAACCACCTGGGCCTTGACCAGGAGGCGGCCCTGCGCCAGCATATCAAGGAGTCGGGCCTGCCCGAAGCCGCCACCACCGAAAAAGTAAACATCCACGAAATCCTGGCCGGGGAAAGGATGGCGGAGCCCCTGCGGGCCCTCAGCGGCAGCCGTTTTTTTTGGGTAATGGCCCTGCTGGTAGCGGTGCTGGCTGTCTACTGGGGCTATAACAGTTATTTCCGCCCCATTGCCCAGCCAACCGCTTTCCCCCTGGAAAGCGTCTTCGACCAGGCCCAGCCGGAGGCGACTCCGTCCTCACCTGCAACCCAGGCTACCGCCTCCACCCCGGAACCGCTACCCGCCCCACCGGAACAGCCGGCCGTTGCAACCCAACCACCGCCGGCCGCCCCAGCCCCCCTGACAGCAGCCAGGCCACCGGCCGACCGCCAACCGGCCCCAGCCGGGGCAGAGTCCACACCGCAACCGGAGGCACCGGCCCTTTCCCAGGCGCCCGTACCTTCCCACCCTGCAAACGCCGAGGCGTCCCATGTGCTTGAGGCCCGTTTTGTTGAAGACACCTGGGTTCGGCTCCAGATCGACCAGGAACCGGCCCGCCAGCTCTTCTTTCAGCCGGGTGAAAGCAGAACCTGGAAGGCGGTGGAACAGCTGGAGTTACGAATCGGCAACGCCGGCGGGGTGGAATTGTCATACAACGGTGAGCCCTTGCCACCGCTGGGCCGCAGCGGTCAGGTCACCGATCTGAGCTTTCCTTAA
- the recO gene encoding DNA repair protein RecO, producing the protein MTLQHTRAVILAVRSHGEADKIVTFCGRETGKRNGIAKGAQRSRIRFVNKLELFSLLELSYEEGRSSGLVRIDQAELLEPFAAIRGDYLKYAAASLVGELLQAWLEEADPDPQLFSLLLWVLQTIAGDATKDRNPSRNIMAAVVFFELKLLDLLGYRPGLEACRQCHGTALPAGESYHFSLAGGGLICPACNRQRASRHNLLPLSLATAKILAKAQELANEKLSRLRLPPTSGREAMNFLHHYSRHLLQRDIHSRTCLQNLLNDTGRTP; encoded by the coding sequence ATGACCCTCCAACACACAAGGGCCGTAATCCTGGCGGTCAGGAGTCATGGCGAAGCCGACAAGATCGTCACCTTCTGCGGCCGGGAGACCGGCAAGCGCAACGGGATCGCCAAAGGCGCCCAGCGCAGCCGCATCCGTTTCGTCAACAAGCTTGAACTGTTCTCCTTGCTCGAACTGAGCTACGAAGAAGGCCGCAGCAGCGGCCTGGTGCGGATCGACCAGGCCGAACTGCTGGAACCCTTTGCCGCCATCCGCGGCGATTACCTGAAGTATGCCGCCGCCAGCCTGGTGGGGGAGTTGCTGCAGGCCTGGCTGGAAGAAGCCGACCCCGACCCGCAGCTCTTCTCGCTGCTGCTCTGGGTGTTGCAAACCATTGCCGGTGACGCAACAAAAGACCGCAACCCCAGCCGGAACATCATGGCGGCGGTGGTTTTTTTCGAGTTGAAGCTGCTGGACCTGCTGGGTTATCGCCCCGGCCTGGAAGCCTGCCGGCAATGCCACGGCACAGCGCTTCCGGCCGGAGAAAGCTACCATTTCAGCCTGGCCGGCGGCGGGCTGATCTGCCCGGCCTGCAACCGGCAAAGGGCAAGCCGCCACAACCTGCTGCCGCTCTCCCTGGCCACCGCCAAAATTCTGGCCAAGGCCCAGGAGTTGGCCAACGAAAAACTCTCCCGCCTGCGACTACCACCAACCAGCGGCCGGGAGGCCATGAACTTTCTGCACCACTACAGCAGACACCTGCTGCAGCGCGACATCCACTCCCGCACCTGCCTGCAAAACCTGCTCAACGATACAGGCAGGACCCCTTAG
- a CDS encoding flavodoxin family protein: MKVVAFNGSARKGGNTATMLNGALAELQTAGVETELVELAGQPISGCIACYQCFKKKDRRCAVDKDIINDCIAKMEAADGIILGSPTYFADVSASMKALIERCGMVSRANNDIFKRKAGAGVVAVRRAGAYHVFSSLNAFFLIGQMIVVGSSYWNIGIGKDPGEVKNDPEGMKTMADLGRNMAWLLDKIR; encoded by the coding sequence ATGAAAGTAGTGGCATTCAACGGCAGTGCCCGCAAGGGCGGTAATACGGCAACCATGCTGAACGGGGCTCTGGCCGAACTGCAGACGGCCGGGGTGGAGACTGAACTGGTGGAACTGGCGGGCCAGCCCATTTCCGGCTGTATTGCCTGTTATCAGTGTTTTAAGAAGAAAGATCGTCGCTGCGCGGTGGACAAGGACATCATCAACGACTGTATCGCCAAGATGGAGGCCGCCGACGGGATCATTCTGGGCTCGCCCACCTATTTTGCCGATGTTTCGGCCTCGATGAAGGCCCTCATCGAACGTTGCGGCATGGTGTCCCGGGCCAATAACGATATCTTCAAGCGTAAGGCCGGGGCTGGCGTGGTGGCGGTGCGGCGGGCCGGGGCCTATCATGTTTTCAGTTCCCTTAATGCCTTTTTTCTCATCGGCCAGATGATCGTGGTGGGTTCTTCTTACTGGAACATTGGTATTGGCAAGGATCCCGGTGAGGTAAAAAATGATCCCGAGGGGATGAAGACCATGGCCGATCTGGGGCGGAACATGGCCTGGCTACTGGACAAAATCCGCTAA
- a CDS encoding glycogen/starch/alpha-glucan phosphorylase: protein MSTTDPDNPLRSPTSPVGPYCSFGGHLNNAELAETLSHHLLSFLGRDPQRAGNRELYKALAYTVRDFLIERWVKTQKEFYARNRKRVYYLSLEFLVGRSLGNSLVNLGLLDRVSETLKEMGYNLAEVREEEEDAALGNGGLGRLAACFLDSMATLGIPAYGYGIRYEYGLFYQRLLDGFQMETPDNWLRYGSPWEFERPWNLYPVKFNGRVYSYQDDQGRLRYEWVDTDEVMAMAHDVLVPGFNNDSVINMRLWSAKAPRDMDLVSFHRGDYVQAVRDVVDSETISKVLYPSDDIREGQELRFKQQYFFVAATFQDILRRYQKKHEDFKQFTDEVAVQLNDTHPAIAIPELMRLLLDEGGLGWEEAWEICVGTFGYTNHTLLPEALETWSVDLFGRILPRHLEIVYEINRRFLEEVAARFPGDQDRLRRMSLIAEGDEPKVRMAHLAIVGSHSTNGVAELHTHLQKTRIFKDFYDLYPERFNNKTNGITQRRWLLKSNPGLAALITEKIGGDWATDLYRLRELEPLAEDGEFRRRWLAVKHDNKRRLAALIDQRCGISVDPAALFDVHVKRLHEYKRQLLNALHVIVLYHRIIGGRAEGFPPRVVIFAGKAAPSYQRAKLIIKLINSVAETVHRDPRVEDRLKVVFIPNYGVSLAEKIIPAADLSEQISTAGTEASGTGNMKFALNGALTIGTMDGANIEMCEEFGRENMFIFGMTAEQVEAARRDPARQPQTVYQENEEIKAAVDALGAGIFSRGDSAIFRPLVDSLLSSDDPYLTLLDLPDYLRCQEEVGRAFDQRESWARKSIFNVARMGKFSTDRTIREYAREIWGLKV from the coding sequence ATGTCAACGACGGATCCCGACAACCCGCTGCGTTCGCCCACCTCCCCGGTGGGGCCCTATTGCAGCTTCGGCGGGCACCTGAACAACGCGGAACTGGCTGAGACCCTCAGCCACCACCTGTTGAGCTTTCTCGGGCGGGACCCCCAGCGGGCCGGTAACCGGGAGCTCTACAAGGCCCTGGCCTATACGGTGCGCGACTTTCTGATTGAACGCTGGGTCAAGACCCAGAAAGAGTTTTATGCCCGTAATCGCAAGCGGGTGTACTACCTCTCCCTGGAGTTTCTGGTGGGGCGTTCCCTGGGCAACAGCCTGGTCAATCTTGGCCTGCTGGACCGGGTGTCGGAAACTCTCAAAGAGATGGGTTACAACCTGGCCGAGGTCAGGGAAGAAGAAGAAGACGCGGCCCTGGGCAACGGCGGTTTGGGGCGCCTGGCCGCCTGTTTTCTCGACTCCATGGCAACCCTGGGGATTCCCGCCTACGGCTACGGGATCCGCTACGAATACGGTCTTTTTTATCAGCGCCTGCTGGATGGCTTCCAGATGGAAACCCCGGACAACTGGCTGCGCTATGGCTCCCCCTGGGAGTTTGAACGCCCGTGGAATCTCTACCCGGTAAAGTTTAACGGCCGGGTCTACAGTTACCAGGATGACCAGGGGCGGTTACGCTACGAGTGGGTGGATACCGACGAGGTCATGGCCATGGCCCATGATGTACTGGTACCGGGGTTTAACAACGACTCGGTGATCAACATGCGGCTGTGGAGCGCCAAGGCCCCCCGCGATATGGATCTGGTGTCTTTTCACCGGGGTGATTATGTGCAGGCGGTTCGGGATGTGGTCGATTCGGAAACCATCTCCAAGGTGCTTTATCCCTCCGACGACATCCGGGAAGGGCAGGAGTTGCGCTTTAAACAGCAGTACTTTTTTGTGGCTGCCACCTTTCAGGATATTCTCCGGCGTTACCAGAAAAAACACGAGGATTTCAAGCAGTTTACCGACGAGGTGGCAGTCCAGCTCAACGATACCCACCCGGCCATCGCCATTCCGGAGTTGATGCGGTTGTTGCTGGATGAAGGGGGCCTGGGTTGGGAGGAGGCCTGGGAGATCTGTGTTGGCACCTTTGGCTACACCAATCACACCCTGTTGCCGGAGGCCCTGGAAACCTGGTCGGTGGATCTGTTCGGGCGGATCCTGCCCCGTCATCTGGAGATCGTCTACGAGATCAACCGCCGTTTTCTGGAAGAGGTGGCGGCCCGTTTCCCCGGCGATCAGGACCGGCTGCGCCGCATGTCGTTGATCGCCGAAGGGGACGAGCCCAAGGTGCGCATGGCGCATCTGGCCATTGTCGGCAGTCATTCCACCAACGGGGTGGCCGAGCTGCATACCCATTTACAAAAAACCAGGATTTTTAAAGATTTTTACGACCTTTACCCGGAACGGTTCAACAACAAAACCAACGGTATTACCCAGCGGCGCTGGCTGCTGAAAAGCAATCCCGGCCTGGCCGCCCTGATCACCGAGAAGATCGGCGGTGACTGGGCCACCGACCTTTACCGGTTGCGTGAACTGGAACCCCTGGCGGAAGATGGAGAATTCCGCCGCCGCTGGCTGGCGGTAAAGCACGACAACAAGCGGCGCCTGGCGGCTTTAATCGACCAGCGCTGCGGGATTAGCGTTGATCCGGCCGCCCTGTTTGATGTGCATGTCAAAAGGCTCCACGAGTACAAGCGCCAGTTGCTTAACGCCCTGCATGTGATTGTGCTTTATCACCGCATCATCGGGGGCCGGGCCGAGGGGTTCCCGCCCCGGGTGGTGATTTTTGCCGGCAAGGCGGCCCCTTCCTACCAGCGGGCCAAACTGATCATCAAGCTGATCAACTCGGTGGCCGAGACCGTACACCGTGATCCGCGGGTAGAAGATCGCCTCAAGGTGGTTTTTATTCCCAACTACGGGGTCTCGCTGGCGGAAAAAATCATCCCGGCCGCCGATCTTTCCGAACAGATCTCCACCGCCGGCACCGAGGCCTCGGGCACCGGCAACATGAAGTTTGCCCTCAACGGGGCGTTGACCATTGGTACCATGGATGGGGCCAATATTGAAATGTGCGAGGAGTTCGGGCGGGAAAATATGTTTATCTTCGGCATGACCGCCGAGCAGGTGGAGGCCGCCCGCCGGGATCCAGCCCGGCAGCCGCAAACGGTTTACCAGGAGAACGAGGAAATAAAGGCGGCGGTGGATGCCCTGGGCGCCGGCATCTTCAGCCGGGGTGATTCCGCCATCTTCCGACCTCTGGTGGACAGTTTACTGAGCTCCGATGATCCCTATCTGACCTTGCTTGACCTGCCTGATTATCTGCGTTGCCAGGAAGAGGTGGGGCGGGCTTTTGACCAGCGGGAAAGCTGGGCTCGGAAATCGATCTTTAACGTGGCCCGGATGGGTAAATTTTCCACCGACCGGACCATTCGGGAATACGCCCGGGAGATCTGGGGCCTGAAGGTTTAG
- a CDS encoding HDIG domain-containing metalloprotein: MDPATGCNFAQGRLEAALQEVLRRRGAPPLYLAGGALRDWLVGGSRPAVEAAAGLGRDLDFTLPAGAVAFARDLAGELGGTLVVLDREHDVARLVWQGRELDFAAFREGAASIEEDLRRRDFTINAMAWRLNPAGEPVALPSAASVKAAAPGRLLDPCDGLADLQAGVIRVTGPNAFAADPLRLLRAYRFQASLRFALDPATDKLISSNALMIDTVAAERIVAELDATLAACGAATALAAMAASGLLYRVLPELAAGCGVAQPDSHHLDVAGHCHETLAQLQVVLADPARFFPDSHQHLTPYFTGARCFQRDIALRWAALLHDLGKPATGGRRGERLTFYHHDRVGAEICGRLARRLRLSRWRRTLLQLLVRHHMWPFHLNNARRRTGIKPRACLRLVRALGEDLPALFFLAMADSLAGRGPGKPPAMERELASLHAEVMRVAEEQLAPVLQQPPLLNGHDLQQLLGLTPGPWFKKILAGLEQARVEGAVCTRQEALAWVRNFVTVQQIS, encoded by the coding sequence ATGGATCCGGCGACCGGCTGCAATTTCGCCCAAGGCCGCCTGGAGGCCGCCCTGCAGGAGGTATTGCGCCGCCGGGGGGCGCCGCCGCTGTACCTGGCCGGCGGCGCCCTGCGGGACTGGTTGGTTGGCGGATCACGGCCTGCGGTTGAGGCGGCTGCCGGCTTGGGCCGGGACCTTGACTTTACCCTGCCGGCCGGGGCGGTTGCCTTTGCCCGCGACCTGGCCGGGGAGCTTGGCGGCACCCTGGTGGTGCTGGACCGGGAGCATGATGTGGCCCGGCTGGTCTGGCAGGGCCGGGAGCTGGATTTCGCCGCCTTCCGGGAAGGTGCGGCAAGTATCGAAGAAGATCTCCGTCGCCGGGATTTTACCATCAACGCCATGGCCTGGCGGCTTAATCCGGCCGGGGAGCCGGTGGCACTGCCCTCGGCGGCAAGCGTGAAGGCCGCCGCCCCCGGCCGCTTGCTTGATCCCTGTGACGGCCTGGCCGATTTGCAGGCCGGGGTGATCCGCGTTACCGGCCCCAATGCCTTCGCGGCCGATCCGCTGCGACTGCTGCGCGCCTATCGCTTCCAGGCCTCTTTGAGGTTTGCGCTTGACCCGGCGACAGATAAGCTGATCAGCAGTAACGCGCTTATGATCGACACCGTGGCCGCCGAAAGGATTGTCGCCGAACTGGACGCCACCCTGGCGGCTTGCGGTGCCGCCACGGCCTTGGCGGCCATGGCCGCCTCCGGGCTGCTCTACCGGGTACTGCCGGAACTGGCTGCCGGCTGCGGCGTGGCCCAACCGGACAGCCATCATCTTGATGTGGCCGGGCACTGCCATGAAACCCTGGCCCAACTGCAGGTGGTGCTGGCCGATCCGGCCCGTTTTTTCCCCGATTCTCATCAGCATCTGACCCCTTACTTCACCGGAGCTCGATGCTTTCAGCGCGATATTGCGCTGCGCTGGGCGGCCCTGCTGCACGACCTGGGGAAACCGGCCACCGGTGGCCGCCGGGGTGAGCGGCTCACCTTTTATCATCATGACCGGGTGGGGGCTGAAATCTGCGGCCGGCTGGCCCGGCGCCTGCGCCTCAGCCGCTGGCGCCGCACCCTGCTGCAGTTGCTGGTGCGCCACCATATGTGGCCATTCCATCTTAACAACGCCCGCCGGCGCACCGGCATCAAGCCCCGGGCCTGTTTGCGCCTGGTCCGGGCCCTGGGGGAGGACCTGCCGGCCCTGTTTTTCCTGGCCATGGCCGACAGTCTGGCCGGCCGGGGGCCGGGCAAACCGCCGGCCATGGAAAGGGAGCTGGCATCGCTGCACGCCGAGGTGATGCGGGTGGCCGAGGAACAACTGGCGCCGGTGTTGCAGCAGCCGCCACTGCTCAATGGCCATGATCTTCAGCAACTTCTGGGCCTTACCCCCGGGCCGTGGTTTAAAAAGATTCTCGCCGGCCTGGAGCAGGCCCGGGTGGAAGGGGCGGTATGCACTCGGCAAGAGGCCCTGGCCTGGGTGCGGAATTTCGTAACCGTTCAACAGATCAGCTAA
- a CDS encoding GTP cyclohydrolase I FolE2 gives MYNRRVSPDRTTAAVGAPPPAAFFPEHRHQQVLQECLDIPGQVPAVAIPLDAVGISAKTVWVNLPQGRLPFELRLEVDLVASRRGIHMSRLEEAITALHELEFAQAGDYALELARRAVAGQESRWGRVELHGRLPRLSCTGVSGRCSVDAYDLRVEVDLECSEGQWRWRMGVGVGVNHITACPCTQAYNQLLLAPAGEKPPPGEAEPLLQPTHSQRSHTMLLVAVTAEAAVGALPQEKAPEQELLLQALAAALHLSQDLLKRPDEAELVYASHRHPQFAEDAVRETARAAGRLLASEVPPAARILISTVGLESIHSHDVHCRLETTLAALLR, from the coding sequence ATGTATAACCGGCGGGTTAGTCCGGATCGGACGACGGCTGCGGTGGGGGCGCCCCCCCCGGCAGCCTTTTTCCCGGAACACCGGCACCAGCAGGTGCTGCAGGAGTGCCTCGATATACCGGGGCAGGTGCCGGCGGTGGCGATCCCTTTGGACGCCGTGGGCATCAGCGCCAAGACCGTTTGGGTTAATCTGCCCCAAGGGCGGCTGCCCTTTGAGTTGCGCCTGGAGGTAGACCTGGTCGCTTCCCGGCGGGGGATTCACATGTCGCGCCTGGAAGAGGCGATCACCGCTTTGCATGAGCTGGAGTTTGCCCAGGCAGGAGATTACGCCCTGGAGCTGGCCCGGAGGGCGGTCGCCGGCCAGGAATCACGGTGGGGGCGGGTGGAGTTGCACGGCCGCTTGCCCCGCCTGAGCTGCACCGGGGTCAGCGGCCGCTGCTCCGTGGACGCTTATGACTTGCGGGTAGAGGTGGATCTGGAGTGCTCCGAGGGGCAATGGCGCTGGCGGATGGGGGTCGGGGTGGGGGTGAATCATATCACCGCCTGCCCTTGTACCCAGGCCTACAATCAACTGCTGCTGGCCCCGGCGGGAGAAAAGCCGCCGCCAGGCGAGGCCGAGCCGCTGTTGCAGCCCACCCATTCCCAACGCTCGCACACCATGCTGCTGGTGGCGGTTACCGCCGAGGCCGCAGTCGGAGCACTACCTCAGGAAAAAGCGCCTGAGCAGGAGCTGTTATTGCAGGCTCTGGCGGCGGCGTTGCATCTCAGCCAGGATCTGCTCAAGCGCCCCGACGAGGCGGAGTTGGTTTACGCCTCCCATCGCCATCCCCAGTTTGCCGAAGATGCAGTGCGGGAGACCGCCCGGGCGGCTGGTCGGCTCCTGGCTTCCGAGGTGCCGCCGGCCGCTCGGATTCTAATCAGTACGGTGGGGCTGGAGAGTATCCACAGCCACGATGTCCACTGCCGGCTTGAGACCACCCTGGCCGCTCTCTTGCGTTGA
- a CDS encoding bacteriohemerythrin yields MAMFEWKDEYSVNVREIDEQHKQLVSMINELHEAMMQQRAKDVLSGLLNKLVSYCASHFATEERLMQTHGYPDYAAHKVKHEKMTAKVLALQNDLKAGKMNLTVEVSQFLKDWLDKHILGTDKKYAAHLNSKGVN; encoded by the coding sequence ATGGCGATGTTTGAATGGAAGGATGAGTACAGTGTCAATGTTCGGGAAATTGACGAGCAGCACAAGCAACTGGTGAGTATGATCAACGAGCTGCATGAAGCGATGATGCAGCAGCGGGCCAAAGACGTGCTCTCCGGGCTGCTCAACAAGCTGGTCTCATACTGCGCCAGTCACTTTGCCACCGAAGAGCGGTTGATGCAAACCCACGGCTACCCTGATTACGCCGCCCACAAGGTCAAACACGAAAAGATGACGGCCAAGGTTCTGGCCCTGCAGAATGACCTCAAGGCCGGTAAGATGAACCTCACCGTCGAAGTGTCGCAGTTCCTCAAGGACTGGTTGGACAAGCACATCCTGGGCACCGACAAAAAGTATGCGGCGCACCTCAACAGCAAAGGGGTCAACTAG